A single Carettochelys insculpta isolate YL-2023 chromosome 2, ASM3395843v1, whole genome shotgun sequence DNA region contains:
- the LOC142009048 gene encoding zinc transporter ZIP4-like isoform X4, which translates to MALLLPLVLLCLGAAARPGRGAPVPSLEEALQSMWALLASGEGSLSHAALDSLLNTVAARVQCAEVPCEKCIFMPDVFTLVGKAGTGEANLTAGELLPLSAGLLLYLTDPPATCTAVRGGQWAAKAGAFLASFSSGNTTAGLSAEKVAELLGNLREHYRDADRHQPCLDADAVLRESALVSGRVAAEGAGRELVTVAYHVLQGDCFQALPPPHYFLGYLFRRYGNESHNLTLAGLTTLMGQLALGPKDEHADHHHDNAALEDPTTPGPRDSRRHGNHTGPVDRLGPRHGATHRRLPRSLPAQGESGSPGLVWDTASRIPVQTPETIC; encoded by the exons ATggctctcctgctgcccctggtcctgctctgcctgggggcagctgcgCGCCCGGGACGAGGGGCGCCGGTGCCCAGCCTGGAGGAAGCGCTGCAGAGCATGTGGGCCCTGCTGGCGTCGGGCGAAGGCTCTCTGTCCCATGCCGCCCTCGACTCCCTCTTAAACACGGTGGCGGCCCGTGTGCAGTGCGCAGAAGTGCCGTGTGAAAAG TGTATCTTCATGCCAGACGTCTTCACGCTCGTGGGCAAGGCAGGCACTGGCGAGGCCAACCTCACGGCGGGGGAACTCCTGCCGCTCAGTGCCGGCCTGCTGCTCTACCTGACGGACCCCCCTGCCACCTGCACGGCCGTGAGGGGCGGCCAGTGGGCGGCCAAGGCTGGGGCCTTCCTCGCCAGCTTCTCCAGCGGGAATACCACCGCCGGGCTCTCTGCTGAGAAAGTGGCCGAGCTGCTGGGCAACCTGCGGGAGCATTACAGAGACGCGGACAGGCACCag CCGTGCCTGGACGCAGACGCCGTCCTGCGGGAGAGCGCCCTGGTCTCGGGCCGGGTGGCAGCCGAGGGGGCTGGGCGGGAGCTGGTGACGGTCGCGTACCACGTGCTGCAGGGGGACTGCTTCCAGGCCCTGCCGCCCCCCCACTACTTCCTGGGGTACCTCTTCCGTCGCTACGGCAACGAGTCCCACAACCTGACGCTGGCAG GCCTGACCACGCTGAtgggccagctggccctgggaccCAAGGACGAGCACGCAGACCATCACCATGACAACGCCGCGCTGGAGGACCCGACGACACCAGGTCCCCGTGACAGCCGACGCCACGGCAACCACACCGGCCCTGTGGATCGCTTGGGCCCCCGCCACGGTGCCACGCACAGGCGGCTGCCACGGAGCCTCCCTGCTCAGGGGGAGTCGGGCAGTCCTGGGCTCGTCTGGGACACG gcttctcgcattcctgtacaaacacctgagacaatttgctga
- the LOC142009048 gene encoding zinc transporter ZIP4-like isoform X2 produces the protein MALLLPLVLLCLGAAARPGRGAPVPSLEEALQSMWALLASGEGSLSHAALDSLLNTVAARVQCAEVPCEKCIFMPDVFTLVGKAGTGEANLTAGELLPLSAGLLLYLTDPPATCTAVRGGQWAAKAGAFLASFSSGNTTAGLSAEKVAELLGNLREHYRDADRHQPCLDADAVLRESALVSGRVAAEGAGRELVTVAYHVLQGDCFQALPPPHYFLGYLFRRYGNESHNLTLAGLTTLMGQLALGPKDEHADHHHDNAALEDPTTPGPRDSRRHGNHTGPVDRLGPRHGATHRRLPRSLPAQGESGSPGLVWDTDPEIHHLMVTAAQVATHFYFSC, from the exons ATggctctcctgctgcccctggtcctgctctgcctgggggcagctgcgCGCCCGGGACGAGGGGCGCCGGTGCCCAGCCTGGAGGAAGCGCTGCAGAGCATGTGGGCCCTGCTGGCGTCGGGCGAAGGCTCTCTGTCCCATGCCGCCCTCGACTCCCTCTTAAACACGGTGGCGGCCCGTGTGCAGTGCGCAGAAGTGCCGTGTGAAAAG TGTATCTTCATGCCAGACGTCTTCACGCTCGTGGGCAAGGCAGGCACTGGCGAGGCCAACCTCACGGCGGGGGAACTCCTGCCGCTCAGTGCCGGCCTGCTGCTCTACCTGACGGACCCCCCTGCCACCTGCACGGCCGTGAGGGGCGGCCAGTGGGCGGCCAAGGCTGGGGCCTTCCTCGCCAGCTTCTCCAGCGGGAATACCACCGCCGGGCTCTCTGCTGAGAAAGTGGCCGAGCTGCTGGGCAACCTGCGGGAGCATTACAGAGACGCGGACAGGCACCag CCGTGCCTGGACGCAGACGCCGTCCTGCGGGAGAGCGCCCTGGTCTCGGGCCGGGTGGCAGCCGAGGGGGCTGGGCGGGAGCTGGTGACGGTCGCGTACCACGTGCTGCAGGGGGACTGCTTCCAGGCCCTGCCGCCCCCCCACTACTTCCTGGGGTACCTCTTCCGTCGCTACGGCAACGAGTCCCACAACCTGACGCTGGCAG GCCTGACCACGCTGAtgggccagctggccctgggaccCAAGGACGAGCACGCAGACCATCACCATGACAACGCCGCGCTGGAGGACCCGACGACACCAGGTCCCCGTGACAGCCGACGCCACGGCAACCACACCGGCCCTGTGGATCGCTTGGGCCCCCGCCACGGTGCCACGCACAGGCGGCTGCCACGGAGCCTCCCTGCTCAGGGGGAGTCGGGCAGTCCTGGGCTCGTCTGGGACACG gatcctgaaatccaccatctcatggtcactgcagcccaggttgccacccacttctacttctcctgctag
- the LOC142009048 gene encoding zinc transporter ZIP4-like isoform X3: MALLLPLVLLCLGAAARPGRGAPVPSLEEALQSMWALLASGEGSLSHAALDSLLNTVAARVQCAEVPCEKCIFMPDVFTLVGKAGTGEANLTAGELLPLSAGLLLYLTDPPATCTAVRGGQWAAKAGAFLASFSSGNTTAGLSAEKVAELLGNLREHYRDADRHQPCLDADAVLRESALVSGRVAAEGAGRELVTVAYHVLQGDCFQALPPPHYFLGYLFRRYGNESHNLTLAGLTTLMGQLALGPKDEHADHHHDNAALEDPTTPGPRDSRRHGNHTGPVDRLGPRHGATHRRLPRSLPAQGESGSPGLVWDTEQEDFEAGRTFLKTSRARTRR; the protein is encoded by the exons ATggctctcctgctgcccctggtcctgctctgcctgggggcagctgcgCGCCCGGGACGAGGGGCGCCGGTGCCCAGCCTGGAGGAAGCGCTGCAGAGCATGTGGGCCCTGCTGGCGTCGGGCGAAGGCTCTCTGTCCCATGCCGCCCTCGACTCCCTCTTAAACACGGTGGCGGCCCGTGTGCAGTGCGCAGAAGTGCCGTGTGAAAAG TGTATCTTCATGCCAGACGTCTTCACGCTCGTGGGCAAGGCAGGCACTGGCGAGGCCAACCTCACGGCGGGGGAACTCCTGCCGCTCAGTGCCGGCCTGCTGCTCTACCTGACGGACCCCCCTGCCACCTGCACGGCCGTGAGGGGCGGCCAGTGGGCGGCCAAGGCTGGGGCCTTCCTCGCCAGCTTCTCCAGCGGGAATACCACCGCCGGGCTCTCTGCTGAGAAAGTGGCCGAGCTGCTGGGCAACCTGCGGGAGCATTACAGAGACGCGGACAGGCACCag CCGTGCCTGGACGCAGACGCCGTCCTGCGGGAGAGCGCCCTGGTCTCGGGCCGGGTGGCAGCCGAGGGGGCTGGGCGGGAGCTGGTGACGGTCGCGTACCACGTGCTGCAGGGGGACTGCTTCCAGGCCCTGCCGCCCCCCCACTACTTCCTGGGGTACCTCTTCCGTCGCTACGGCAACGAGTCCCACAACCTGACGCTGGCAG GCCTGACCACGCTGAtgggccagctggccctgggaccCAAGGACGAGCACGCAGACCATCACCATGACAACGCCGCGCTGGAGGACCCGACGACACCAGGTCCCCGTGACAGCCGACGCCACGGCAACCACACCGGCCCTGTGGATCGCTTGGGCCCCCGCCACGGTGCCACGCACAGGCGGCTGCCACGGAGCCTCCCTGCTCAGGGGGAGTCGGGCAGTCCTGGGCTCGTCTGGGACACG